The bacterium genome includes a window with the following:
- the purB gene encoding adenylosuccinate lyase, with the protein MIPRYSRPELTAIWEPENRFKIWLEIELLAVEAWAMLGKIPADIPDKIRKKAKFDVARIDEIERTVKHDVIAFLTNVNENAGPDGRYLHWGLTSSDVLDTCFSVQLKKSADILLKDMDGLLEALKKRALEHKAIPCIGRSHGIHAEPLTFGLKVASWYAEMKRNRERLEKAREEVSVGQISGAVGTMAHLKPAVEEYVCKKLGLKPDPVSTQVISRDRYAAFFSALGLLASSVERIATEIRHLQRTEVLEAEEFFSKGQKGSSAMPHKRNPVLSENLCGLARLVRSAVVPALENVALWHERDISHSSVERIIGPEATVLSDFMLARLTGLIEKLVVYPENMKKNLEKMGKLVFSEGVMLKLIESGLTREEAYALVQRNAMKSWEQGADFEAEVRKDADVAGRLKKKDFDEAFDLRHALRHVDAIFERVFK; encoded by the coding sequence GTGATTCCTCGTTACTCGCGTCCCGAGCTCACCGCCATCTGGGAGCCGGAAAACCGATTCAAAATCTGGTTGGAAATCGAGCTCTTGGCGGTGGAAGCGTGGGCAATGCTTGGGAAGATTCCGGCCGATATTCCCGACAAGATCCGCAAGAAGGCCAAATTCGACGTCGCCCGCATCGACGAGATCGAGCGGACGGTGAAGCACGACGTCATCGCCTTCCTGACCAACGTGAACGAGAATGCCGGGCCCGACGGGCGCTACCTCCACTGGGGGTTGACCTCCTCCGACGTCTTGGACACCTGCTTCTCCGTCCAGTTGAAGAAGTCGGCCGACATCCTTTTAAAGGACATGGACGGGCTCCTCGAGGCCTTGAAGAAGAGGGCGCTGGAGCACAAGGCCATCCCCTGCATCGGCCGGAGCCACGGGATTCACGCCGAGCCTTTGACCTTCGGGCTCAAGGTGGCGTCTTGGTACGCCGAGATGAAGCGGAACCGGGAGCGGTTGGAGAAGGCGCGGGAGGAGGTCTCGGTCGGCCAGATCTCGGGGGCGGTGGGGACCATGGCCCACCTGAAGCCTGCAGTCGAGGAATACGTCTGCAAGAAGCTGGGGCTCAAGCCGGACCCCGTCTCGACACAGGTGATCTCGCGGGACCGCTACGCCGCTTTTTTCTCGGCCTTGGGCCTACTCGCTTCCTCGGTCGAGCGGATCGCGACCGAGATTCGGCATCTTCAAAGGACGGAGGTTCTGGAGGCGGAGGAGTTTTTCTCGAAGGGGCAGAAGGGCTCTTCGGCCATGCCCCACAAGCGGAACCCCGTCCTTTCGGAGAACCTCTGTGGGCTCGCGCGTCTCGTCCGGTCCGCCGTCGTGCCCGCGCTCGAAAACGTCGCCCTGTGGCACGAGCGCGACATCAGCCATTCGTCGGTCGAACGGATCATCGGCCCCGAGGCGACGGTCCTGTCGGACTTCATGTTGGCCCGGCTCACGGGTCTGATCGAGAAGCTCGTCGTCTATCCGGAAAACATGAAGAAGAACCTCGAAAAGATGGGCAAGCTCGTTTTTTCGGAGGGTGTCATGCTGAAGCTCATCGAATCGGGCCTGACGCGCGAGGAGGCCTACGCGCTGGTTCAGAGGAACGCGATGAAAAGTTGGGAGCAGGGGGCCGATTTCGAGGCGGAAGTCCGGAAGGACGCGGACGTCGCGGGACGGCTCAAAAAGAAGGACTTTGATGAAGCGTTTGATTTGAGACATGCGCTCCGCCACGTGGATGCGATCTTTGAAAGGGTTTTCAAATGA
- the purS gene encoding phosphoribosylformylglycinamidine synthase subunit PurS: MKAKIYITLKPGVLDPQGKAVQHALATLGFAEVGDARIGKYIELKLNGVERSKAEAEVKQMCEKLLANTVIESYRYELE; the protein is encoded by the coding sequence ATGAAGGCGAAGATCTACATCACACTCAAGCCCGGCGTCCTCGATCCCCAGGGCAAGGCGGTCCAGCATGCGCTCGCCACCCTCGGCTTCGCCGAGGTCGGAGACGCGCGCATCGGCAAGTACATCGAGCTCAAGCTGAACGGCGTGGAGCGCTCGAAGGCCGAAGCCGAAGTCAAGCAAATGTGCGAGAAGCTTTTGGCGAACACCGTCATTGAGTCTTATAGGTACGAGCTCGAATGA
- the purQ gene encoding phosphoribosylformylglycinamidine synthase subunit PurQ — MKFGILVFPGSNCDWDSYHAVTKVMGQKAHFVWHKETKLPKADCVIVPGGFSYGDYLRTGAIARFSPVMGEVVKFAKAGGKVLGICNGFQILTEAGLLPGVLMRNRDLKFLCETVGLEVANPRTAFTARYEKGERVRIPIAHGDGNYFADEETLNRLEGEGRVVFRYAPVNPNGSQRGIAGIVNEKGNVLGMMPHPERCAEAALGNEDGRKLFESLLT; from the coding sequence ATGAAATTCGGAATCCTCGTCTTCCCCGGCTCGAATTGCGACTGGGACTCCTACCATGCCGTCACGAAGGTGATGGGGCAGAAGGCCCACTTCGTCTGGCACAAGGAGACCAAGTTGCCCAAGGCCGATTGCGTCATCGTCCCCGGCGGATTCTCCTACGGGGATTACCTTCGCACGGGCGCGATTGCCCGCTTTTCGCCCGTCATGGGCGAGGTGGTGAAGTTCGCGAAGGCCGGCGGAAAGGTCCTCGGCATCTGCAACGGGTTTCAGATCCTCACGGAGGCGGGGCTGCTCCCGGGGGTTCTGATGAGGAACCGGGATTTGAAGTTCCTCTGCGAAACCGTCGGTCTCGAAGTGGCGAACCCCCGGACCGCCTTTACGGCCCGGTATGAGAAAGGCGAACGCGTGCGGATTCCCATCGCGCACGGGGACGGCAATTATTTCGCCGATGAAGAGACGCTGAACCGTTTGGAAGGCGAGGGACGGGTCGTTTTTCGCTACGCCCCCGTCAACCCGAACGGCTCGCAGCGCGGCATCGCCGGCATCGTCAACGAGAAGGGCAACGTCTTGGGGATGATGCCGCACCCCGAGCGATGCGCGGAGGCGGCCCTGGGCAACGAGGACGGCAGGAAATTATTTGAATCGTTACTGACATGA
- the purL gene encoding phosphoribosylformylglycinamidine synthase subunit PurL yields MINADVIGQHGLTPGEYGHILKILGREPTMVELGIFSVMWSEHCSYKSSKIYLKKLPTKGRQVICGPGENAGIVDIGDGLAVIFKMESHNHPSMIEPYQGATTGVGGILRDIFTMGARPIALLNSLRFGNPQHPGMRHVIDGVVGGIAGYGNCMGIPTVGGEVYFDDCYNGNVLVNAMCVGVVRQDRIFYAKAAGVGNPVIYVGSKTGRDGIHGATMASDVFEEGSEQKRPQVQVGDPFTEKLLMEACLELFHGKDCVGIQDMGAAGLTCSSLEMAGKGGVGIDLDLATVPQREQGMTSYEIMLSESQERMLLVGKKGSEKRILKLFDKWDLDAAVVGRVVKGDRVKVLKEGGLEGTIPTGPITDEAPVYKRPVKKPAYLGRVREEFAEIVGANLVFARSDGSETLKKLLGSPTIASKKWVYRQYDHMVGANTIVLPGSDAAVVRIKEPHTEGKLTKKGLAMTSDCNSRYVYLNPRRGAAIAVAEAARNIACSGGRPLAVTDCLNFASPEDPEIMWQFREALNGMGEACRVLGTPIISGNVSFYNQSPDGAVFPTPTIGMIGLLDDVSTHCTQWFKEEGDVIVLLGPSAASERDLGGSEYLKLTTGKICGDAPALNLKKEKAVQDLCLAGIKKGWIRSAHDCSEGGIAVALAECCFTGPGLLGASIAISGDGAVGLFAETQSRILVSIRESDLQSLLKAARLKNVPVKQIGSVTGKHLNIKDLINVPVKELESVWASGFERSVFGECAAS; encoded by the coding sequence ATGATCAACGCGGATGTCATCGGACAGCACGGGCTCACCCCCGGCGAATACGGCCACATTCTGAAAATCCTGGGCCGCGAGCCCACGATGGTGGAGCTCGGGATCTTTTCGGTCATGTGGAGCGAGCATTGTTCCTACAAGAGTTCCAAGATTTATCTGAAAAAGCTTCCGACCAAGGGCCGGCAGGTCATTTGCGGGCCCGGTGAGAACGCCGGCATCGTCGACATCGGCGACGGGCTGGCCGTCATCTTCAAGATGGAGTCGCACAACCATCCGTCGATGATCGAGCCCTATCAGGGCGCGACGACGGGCGTGGGAGGCATCCTGCGGGACATCTTCACGATGGGGGCCCGTCCGATCGCCCTCCTCAATTCGCTCCGGTTCGGGAATCCGCAACATCCGGGGATGAGGCACGTCATCGACGGGGTCGTGGGCGGCATCGCCGGTTACGGCAACTGCATGGGGATCCCGACGGTCGGCGGCGAGGTCTATTTCGACGACTGCTACAACGGCAATGTGCTCGTGAACGCCATGTGCGTCGGCGTGGTCCGCCAGGACCGCATCTTTTACGCCAAGGCGGCGGGAGTCGGGAATCCCGTCATCTACGTGGGCTCCAAGACGGGGCGGGACGGCATCCACGGCGCCACGATGGCCTCCGACGTGTTTGAAGAGGGTTCCGAACAGAAGAGGCCGCAGGTGCAGGTCGGCGATCCGTTCACGGAAAAACTCCTGATGGAAGCCTGTCTCGAGCTTTTTCACGGCAAGGATTGCGTCGGAATCCAGGACATGGGCGCGGCGGGCTTGACCTGCTCCTCCCTCGAAATGGCGGGGAAGGGGGGCGTCGGGATCGACTTGGACCTGGCGACGGTCCCTCAACGCGAGCAGGGCATGACGTCCTACGAAATCATGCTCTCGGAGTCCCAGGAACGGATGTTGCTCGTGGGCAAAAAGGGGTCGGAGAAGAGGATTCTGAAGCTGTTCGACAAGTGGGACCTGGATGCCGCGGTCGTCGGCCGGGTCGTCAAGGGCGACCGGGTCAAGGTCCTCAAGGAGGGAGGACTCGAGGGGACCATCCCCACGGGGCCGATCACGGACGAGGCGCCGGTGTACAAGAGGCCGGTCAAGAAGCCGGCCTATTTGGGGCGGGTGCGCGAGGAATTCGCGGAAATTGTAGGGGCGAACCTCGTGTTCGCCCGGTCCGATGGCAGCGAAACGTTAAAGAAGTTGTTAGGTTCCCCCACCATCGCCAGCAAGAAATGGGTCTACCGCCAGTATGACCACATGGTCGGCGCGAACACGATCGTCCTGCCGGGCTCGGATGCCGCCGTCGTCCGGATCAAGGAGCCGCATACCGAAGGCAAGCTGACGAAGAAGGGCCTGGCCATGACCTCCGACTGCAACAGCCGTTATGTCTACCTGAATCCCCGGCGGGGGGCGGCGATCGCCGTCGCCGAGGCGGCGCGGAACATCGCGTGCTCGGGCGGCCGCCCTTTGGCGGTGACGGATTGCCTGAACTTCGCGAGTCCCGAAGACCCCGAAATCATGTGGCAGTTCCGGGAGGCCCTAAACGGGATGGGAGAGGCCTGCAGGGTCTTGGGCACGCCGATCATCTCGGGAAACGTCAGCTTTTATAATCAATCCCCGGACGGGGCGGTTTTTCCGACGCCGACGATCGGCATGATCGGGCTATTGGACGACGTCTCCACGCACTGCACCCAATGGTTCAAGGAGGAAGGGGACGTGATCGTCTTGCTGGGCCCGTCCGCCGCGTCCGAAAGGGATCTGGGAGGATCCGAGTATTTGAAGCTGACGACCGGCAAGATTTGCGGGGACGCGCCGGCCTTGAATCTCAAGAAAGAGAAGGCGGTCCAGGACCTCTGCCTGGCGGGGATCAAGAAGGGCTGGATTCGTTCGGCCCACGATTGTTCGGAAGGCGGGATCGCCGTCGCCCTGGCCGAATGCTGTTTCACAGGACCCGGTCTCCTGGGGGCCTCCATTGCCATCTCAGGGGACGGGGCCGTTGGATTGTTCGCCGAAACCCAATCCCGCATCCTTGTCAGCATCCGGGAATCCGATTTGCAGTCCCTCCTCAAAGCCGCTAGACTGAAAAATGTCCCGGTAAAACAGATCGGAAGCGTTACCGGAAAGCATTTAAATATCAAAGACTTGATTAATGTTCCCGTGAAAGAACTTGAATCGGTCTGGGCATCGGGTTTTGAGAGGAGTGTGTTCGGGGAATGTGCGGCATCGTAG
- the purF gene encoding amidophosphoribosyltransferase yields the protein MCGIVGIFNHPEAANLAYLGLYALQHRGQESAGIVSSDGKALHSHRDMGHVAEIFNETNLQKLPGSRAIGHVRYSTAGESALKNCQPIAVDYSRGGLAVAHNGNLVNAQKIRAELEAHGSIFQSTMDTEVIIHLIAQSTKSSLVERIIDALKQVKGAYSLVFLTETRMIAARDPFGWRPLVVGRKGDAWVVASETCALDLIEADFVREMDPGEVLVFDKDGMHSEKPFGVPHKKAMCIFEFIYFARPDSHIFGRDVYLMRKGFGQQLAREHRIEGDIVIPIPDSGVPAALGYAEESGIPFQLGLIRNHYVGRTFIEPKDSIRHFGVKIKLNPVRELIKDKRVIVVDDSIVRGTTSKKIVKMIRDAGAKEVHMLISSPPTTDPCFYGIDTPSRGELIASSHSVEEIRKYIGADTLGYLSTKGLYWFEKNPGEWFCDACFTGNYPVPVEESSSKLKLASR from the coding sequence ATGTGCGGCATCGTAGGCATTTTTAACCATCCGGAGGCCGCGAACCTCGCGTATTTGGGGCTCTACGCCCTCCAGCACCGGGGGCAGGAGAGCGCGGGCATCGTCTCCTCCGACGGCAAGGCCCTGCACAGCCACCGCGACATGGGGCACGTCGCGGAGATCTTCAACGAGACCAATCTCCAAAAACTCCCCGGATCCCGGGCCATCGGCCACGTGCGGTATTCGACGGCCGGCGAGAGCGCCCTCAAGAACTGCCAGCCGATCGCCGTGGATTATTCCCGGGGTGGGTTGGCGGTGGCCCACAACGGGAACCTCGTCAACGCCCAGAAAATCCGCGCCGAGCTCGAGGCCCACGGGTCGATCTTCCAGTCCACGATGGACACGGAGGTCATCATCCACCTCATTGCGCAGTCGACCAAGAGCTCTCTCGTCGAGAGGATCATCGACGCCCTGAAACAGGTGAAGGGGGCCTATTCGCTCGTCTTTCTGACCGAGACCCGCATGATCGCCGCGCGCGATCCCTTCGGTTGGAGGCCGCTCGTCGTTGGCCGCAAGGGCGATGCCTGGGTCGTGGCGAGCGAGACCTGTGCGCTGGACTTGATCGAGGCGGATTTTGTGCGCGAGATGGACCCCGGCGAGGTCCTGGTGTTTGACAAGGACGGCATGCATTCCGAAAAGCCGTTCGGCGTCCCTCACAAGAAGGCGATGTGCATCTTCGAGTTCATCTACTTCGCCAGGCCGGACAGCCACATTTTTGGCCGGGACGTCTACCTCATGCGGAAGGGTTTCGGGCAGCAGCTCGCTCGGGAGCACAGGATCGAGGGAGACATCGTGATCCCCATCCCGGACAGCGGCGTGCCGGCGGCCCTGGGTTACGCGGAGGAGTCCGGCATCCCGTTTCAGTTGGGCCTGATCCGGAACCACTACGTGGGCCGGACGTTCATCGAGCCCAAAGATTCGATCCGGCACTTCGGGGTGAAGATCAAATTGAATCCGGTGCGCGAGCTGATCAAGGACAAGAGGGTGATCGTCGTCGATGACTCGATCGTGAGGGGCACGACCTCCAAGAAGATCGTGAAGATGATCCGGGACGCGGGGGCGAAGGAGGTCCACATGCTCATTTCCTCGCCGCCCACGACGGACCCCTGCTTCTACGGCATCGACACGCCGAGCCGCGGGGAGCTGATCGCCTCGTCGCACTCGGTCGAAGAGATCCGCAAATACATCGGGGCTGATACATTGGGCTATCTTTCGACGAAGGGGCTCTACTGGTTCGAGAAGAATCCCGGTGAATGGTTTTGCGACGCGTGCTTTACGGGGAACTACCCGGTTCCCGTGGAGGAAAGCTCAAGCAAACTCAAGCTGGCATCGAGATAG